Part of the Nitrosophilus alvini genome, GTAAACGGCTTTAAGTGAAGAAAAACAGGAGAAAATATCAGGCATATATATCTATATGTCCGTCTTTTGGTTTTTTTCTCTTTTCCTCTTTTTTCTCTTCCTCTTTCTTCTTTTTTTTCTTCAGTTTGCGAAGTATCCACATCTGTTTCAAATGTCTCTGGTCGGAAACAGGCATAGCTTTCAGAATATCTTCGACAGAAAATGCCATGGCAGATCCTTTTAATGTACCTTTTTCATTTTAACATAATCGGCGATTTAATAAAAATTTTTAGGTAATAGTTTTGACAAAAGTGTTTTCTCTATATTAATTTATAAAATTTAATATGGATTAATATTTCTATAAAGCAATATCGTCTAAAATGTTGCTATACAGATAAAGAGGGTTTGATAATGAGAAATCTTCTGTTTATTTTTCTTTTACTATGTTTTACTGCAGTAACTGAAAGGGCAAAGGCAGAGATTGCATTAAATTATGAATATGCAATTCAGATGGCCAGAAGCGGAAAAATAGCTCAGGCGATAAAAGAGCTGGAAAAGCTTTATAAAAGAAATCCTGATTTCAAGCCGATTTTATATGACTATATTACGGTTCTTGGATGGGGAGGGCGCGATGATGAGGCTATAGCTTTGTCAATCGGTCTGGATCCTTTAAAAATGCCTTTTTATACTCTCGATGCATTGGCAAAATCCTACAGAAACAAACAAGAGTTCAAAAAAGCTGAATTTCTATATAAACTTGGAACAGTAAGGTTTCCTGATAATCCCAAGTTTCATACAGGGCTTGTACTTACTCTTACCGATGAAGGAAAGTTAAGAGAAGCGATAGAAAGAGTAAAAAATTATAGAAAAAAATTTTCAAACTATACCGATCTGATATTTGCACTTGCTTATGCTTTGGAAGCGTCGAAAAGATATTTTGAGGCTTTTGTGCTTTATCAGAAAGTTTTGGAGAAAAATAGTAACCACGCTGAGGGATTGAAAGGTTATGCAAGAATGCTTGATATGGTGGGTTTACCTTATCTCGCGGAAAAATATATGAAAAAGAGACCGGAACTATTTAGTAAAAATGACTGGTATAGAGTAAGAAAGGATAAAGCTGCATTCAAGGTCAGATGGGGAGAGCTTTTGCAAGCTGATGAAGAGAAGAGATTTATAGAAACGGATGAAGCGATTCGGATGCTTGATGCAATTATCGCAGAGTCTAAAGCCCGCTCTTTGAAAGAGGAAAATCCAAACATCTTACAGGCAAGATTTGATAAAGTGGTGGCACTAAGAGATAGATTTAAAATGAGAGATGCAATAAAAGAGTATGAAAAGTTAGAAAAGGAAGATATAAAAATGCCGTTTTATACTCTTGCTGCAGCTGCCGATGCTTATCTTTATCTTAAAAATCCGGAAAAAGCACAAGAACTTTATATGAAAGTTTTACAATCGATGCCCGAGAGTCCGGAAAATTTCGAAATTAAAATTGCAGTTTTCTATACATACGTGGAGATGTTTAAACTCAAAGAAGCTATGAAATGGATAGATGAAGTTGACAAAAAAGAGCCTGCATGGAGAGGAGATACACCAAATTTTAACAAAACTATATCTGCTATAACGGCTGCTCTTGCAAGGTATTACAGCGATTATATGGATGAGGCTCAAAAAAGGCTTGAAAATTTGTCAAAGATAGCGCCGGCAAATATCGATATAAAAGCGGAACTTTCCAATGTTTATAAAGATAGGGGCTGGCCTAGAAAAAGCTACGAAGAGGCAGAGATGGCTCTTTCATATGATATAAATCATAAAAACGCGAATATTATCAAAGGTTTATCTCTTCTCAATTTGCAAAGGTTTAAGGAGAGTGAAAAAGTTATTTATAAACTTTATCGCACTTATCCGGAGGATATTCATGTAAAAAGAGCAAAAAAATTTTTTGATATATATAAAAACAGATATGAACTGACCGTAGATACCGCTGTGGGATCAAGCAGCGGAAAAGAGATAGGTAGTGATCATTTTTATATTGAAACAAAACTATACTCCAAACCTATTAACTATAACTATAGAGTATATGTTTTGAGTTACTTCTCAAGAGCTGATGTTTATGAGGGTTTAGAAAAGTACAGCAGATACGGTATGGCTGTTGAGTATAGAAAAAACGATATTAAGAGTAATATAGGTTTTGTAAGAAATGAAAATATTGACAAGTCGGGATGGTTTGTCGATGCGGATTACTGTTTCAATGACAAATGGAAATTTTATGGTTCTTATGAAAAATATAGTAAAAACACTCCTTTAAGAGCTTTGAAAAACGGTGTTTATGCTGACAGAGCCGATTTTGTTCTCACATACCGAGTCAATGAGTCGCGAGAAACAAATATAGAGTTTGAAAGAATGGATTTTAACGACACAAACAGAAGAGAAAGTTTTGGTTTGAGACACTATGAGAGAATTGTGACAGGACCCTATTATAAACTAAACTCAACTTTTTATTATTCGATTTCATATAACTCCGAAAATGACGTCTACTATTTTAGTCCCATAAGAGACAGATATGTGGGTATTGATTTGGAAAATGTGTGGCATCTTTACAGAAGATATTCAAAGGCTTTTTCGCATGTGGTAGGAATCACTCTGGGCGATTATTGGGTCAAAGGATCGGGTTCGGAAACAATTTGGGCTGTAAGATATGAACACAGATGGGAAGCGGATGACAGATTTGACCTGATTTACGGAATATCCAGAAGTAGAATGTTTTACGGCATAACAGAAACTCCATTCTATGATAATGGCATAGAGTATGATACCTCTTTTTATCTCGCTCTGGACTGGAGGTTTTAAATGTTAAAAAAAATGGCGGTTTTTCTGCTACTATTTGCAACTCTTTGCGCTTCAGACAGATTTTTGGTTCTTTGTTATCACAATATTGAAGACAATCCAAAAGATAGAGACATAATGAGTATTTCTACAGACAAGTTTATTCAGCAGTTAAACTGGATAAGCAATCACGGATATCATCCAGTGAGTATAGATGATTTGATAGCCGCTAAAAATGGAGTAAAACCTCTGCCCGAAAAAGCGATACTTTTGACTTTTGACGATGCATATAAAAATTTTTATACAAGGGTCTATCCTCTTTTGAAGGCTTTCAACTATCCGGCTGTTCTTGCAGTAGTAGGTAAGTGGATGGAGAGTGATGAAGAGGGAACGTTTATGTATGGAGACAAAAGAAAGCCCAGAAACATGCTGCTTACCTGGAAAGAGATAAAGGAGATGAGCGATTCCGGATTAGTAGAGATCGCTTCACACAGTTATGATATGCACAAAGGAGTTTTAGGTAATCCGCAAGGAAATGTTCAGCCTGCGCTTACTACGAGAATATATAACCCTAAGAGTGGAACATATGAAGATGACGAGAGTTATTTAAAAAGAGTGGAAGCGGATATAAAAAAGAGCTCGGAGCTGATTTTTGAGAAAATCGGTAAAAAACCGAAAGCTATAGTCTGGCCTTTTGGTGAATATAACGAGGCAGCTCTTAAAATTGCAAAAAAATATGGAATGGATATAGCTTTTACACTTGATGACGGTTCAAATAGTCTAAAAAATAGTGATAGATTAAAAAGAATTCTAATATTTTCCAATGATGATTTGAGTGATTTGGTTTGGCGTTTCTATAATCCCGACAAAGAGAAAATTCAAAGAGTTGTACATATAGATCTCGATTATATCTACGATCCAGATCCTAAACAGCAGGAAAAAAATCTCGGCATACTTTTAGACAGGATAAAAAATTATCAAATCAGCACTGTCTATCTTCAAGCTTTTGCGGATCCTGACGGAGACGGTGTAGCTGATGCTTTGTATTTTCCAAATAGACATTTGCCTCTTAGAGCTGATCTGTTTAACAGGGTGGCATGGCAGATCAGAACAAGATGTAATGTAGAATCGGTTTATGCTTGGATGCCTGTGTTGGCATTTGATATCAAAGGGAAAAAGAATCTTTATGTTAAAACTTTGCAGAAAAAAAGTGAGAAAGTTTTTATAGATCCGGATAGATATAAAAGATTGTCTATTTTTAATAAAGAAGCGAGAGAAATTATAAAAGAGATATATGAAGATTTGGCTAAATATTCTCATTTTAACGGTATTCTGTTTCATGATGATGCTTTTTTGAGCGATTTTGAGGATGCCGGCGAAGAGGCGATCAAAGTTTATGAGAGAGCAGGCTTTCCTTCTGCTGTAAAGAGAATAATAGAAGATAAAAAACTGTTTGCGAAATGGACGGCTTTTAAAACAGATGAAATTATAAAATTCACAAAAGAGTTGGAAAGTATTGTAAAACTTTACAGACCGACCCTTAAAAGTGCAAGGAATATTTATGCTCTGCCTGTTCTTGAGCCGAAAAGCGAAGAGTGGTTCGCACAATCTTTTGAGAAATTTCTAAAAGCCTATGATTATACAGCGATTATGGCTATGCCGTATATGGAGAAGGCGAAAAATCCGGAAATATGGCTTGAAAAACTTATAGAAAAAGTAAAAAGTTATCCCAATGGACTTAAAAAGAGTGTATTTGAACTTCAAAGCATAGACTGGAATCATAAGAAACCGATCGATACTGAGATTTTGGTCAGGCAGATGAAGATTTTGCAGTTTAACAGGGCTATAAATTTCGGTTATTATCCGGATGATTTTATAAAAAATCATCCAAAAAGCTCAGAGGTTCATTCTATTTTGTCGCTACAGACCTTTCCCTTTAATAGGAGATAATATATGAGTTTTGAAACAATTAGCAGTTTTTTTGTCAATTTTACGGAGGGATTGATAAACTTTTCATATTATTATCCCTTTTTTATGGCATATGTATGGATGGTCGGGGCGATTTTTTATTACTATCACTGGGAGAGAAAAACCAGACCCGACAGACCACCTCAGCTTTCTGACTATCCTATGGTATCGGTTATAGTGCCCTGTTATAATGAAGAAGAGCATATAGAAGAGACTATAGAATATTTGACAAAACTAAATTATCCTCATTATGAAATAATAGCCGTCAATGACGGCAGCAGTGACAAAACAGGTGAAATTTTAAGAAAACTCGAACATGAAATTCCGGAACTTAGAGTTTTGGAATTTGAGGAAAATCAGGGTAAAGCGATGGGGCTAAACATGGCCGCTATGATATCAAAAGGCGAATATCTCGTCTGTATAGATGGCGATGCTATTTTAGATCCCGATGCCATAACCTGGATAATGACACATTTTCTTACAGGCCCAAGAGTAGGTGCGGTTACAGGAAATCCCAGGATAAGAACCCGTTCGACTATATTGGGAAAAATTCAGGTGGGAGAGTTTTCAGCAATCGTAGGAATGATAAAACGGGCACAGAGGATTTACGGAAGAGTTTTTACAATTTCAGGTGTTGTGGCAGCATTTAGAAAATCTGCATTGCACAGTGTGGGGTACTGGCATACCGATATGGTTACGGAAGATATTGATGTAAGTTGGAGATTACAGCTTAGTCACTGGGATATAAGATTTGAGCCGAACGCCCTATGCTGGATTTTGATGCCGGAAACTCTGAAAGGCCTTTGGAAACAGAGATTGCGCTGGGCTCAGGGAGGAGCCGAAGTGCTGTTGAAATACGCCTCAAAAATGAAAGATATAAAAAGCAGGCGTATGTGGGGTATATATATGGAATATTTTTTAAGTCTTTTTTGGGCATATTCAGCAGTTTTGACTATATCTTTGTGGATTTTGGGCAAATTTGTTGAATTGCCAGAGGGTGTAAATGTTCCGACTCTTATTCCCTCCGTGCACGGTACGCTGCTCGGGATCACTTTTATGCTACAGTTTGCCGTTAGTCTCGGTATCGATTCTAGATATGAAAAAGGAATTGCAAAATATTACTACTGGATGATATGGTACCCTATAGCCTTTTGGCTTATAAATGCCTTTACCACAGTTGTCGGATTTGTTAAAGCGGTTTTAAAAGAACCGGGTAAAAGAGCAGTCTGGGAGAGCCCTGATAGAGGATTGAGGAGTAGAAATGATTGATTATAAAAAAATAATAATAGATACCCCCGATGCCAGAGATCTAAAGTTGAAATTCAGAGACAGGATCATAACTTTTCTGTTCTGGGTTTTTTGGCTCTATCTTTTCAGACCTCTTGTTGCCGCTTTTTTATGGTGGATATTTGGACTACACATATTTAGCAAGGAGTCTTTTGCCCCTGAACTTTATGATGAGATAAAACTTGTGATAACCAATTACAGCATGGTTATTACAGTTTTGGGTACAGCATTTGTTGTTTGGGCGGTTTATAACTGGATAACATTTGGAAAACTGAACAGAAGGAGATTTATTCCTCATGTTACAACGGCTGAAATTGCCAGTTTTTTTAAGGTCGATTCAAAAAAATTGGAAAAATGGATAGATGCAAAACACCTTATAATGAAATTTGGAAGAAAAGCTGAGATAAAAGAAGTAGAGATATTGCAGGATTGATTTATCTGTTTGACAGCAGTAACATGAGCTCTTTTTTTCTCTTTTCAATTCCTGAAAATCTTTTTTTTGTAAGGTCGGGAAAAGAGCCGCCGAGTCCTTTCCCGTCATCTCCGTGGCAGCCTCCGCAGTTACCGTTATATAGCATATTTCCCTCTTTTATGTATTCTGGAACGGAAGGTTTTTTGCCTGAAAGTGTAACAACATACGCGGCAATTTTGGGAGCATCCTCTTTTGAGGCAAAACCCGCATCCATAGAGCCGGCTTTGTAATCCAGTCTGTTTGAGCCGTTGTTTATAACATCTATTATATAGTTTTCAAGATACTCTACGGTATCGATATTTGCAAGCTCTTTTTTTAGCTTTTCTTTATCTATTTTTTTGTTTTCTATTTTGACGGAATTTTCAATGACATTTGTTTTTATCTGTTTCTCTTTTTCGTTACATCCGCTGATCACTATTCCCAAAATCCCCAAAAGAAGAGAGATAAATATTTTTTTCATCAAATTCTCCGAATATAGACAAAATTCATTTGTATGTATTATAATAAATATAAATTAGAATAATGTTAGTCTGTAGTATTAAATAGTTAAATAAAATGTTCTATTATGCTAAAATCATAAAAATAAACCGGGAGAATAAAAATGGCAGAGTATATTCATATAGTGTGTCCAAATTGCAACGGAGTTAACAGACTGCCTTTAAAGAGCAGATATAGTAAAGCAAAATGTGGAAAATGTGGAAATGATCTATTGGATACAAAACCTGTTGATCTCAATCCCGAATCTTTTCATATACATATTGCAAAAAATGATATTCCCGTATTGGTAGATTTCTGGGCACCCTGGTGCGGACCGTGTCAAATGATGGCACCTGCTTTTGAAGAGGCTGCACGTGCATTTGCTCTTAAAGTAAGGTTTGGCAAACTAAATACTGAAGATTATCCTGAAATTTCAGCACAGTTTGGTATCAGAGGAATACCAACAATGATTCTTTTTCATAAAGGACGTGAAATAGACAGAGTGTCGGGAGCTTTGAATTCGCAGCAGATTGTTCACTGGGTAAACTCTCATCTAGGATAGGCAAAAGCCTATCCTCTATTTTAATTTTTCTATATATTCTGCTACAGCCTGAATATCTTCATCGCTATATGATACAACTTGACCTTTCATAAGTGCGCCCATTCCGTATATGTTTCTTTTTCCCTCTTTGTATCCTTTAAGAGCTTCGACTGTTTTTGCTTTGTCCCATCCGCCAATAGCCACACTTTTTCCAAGAGCTTTTTTCTCACCTTTGGCACCGTGGCATCCGGCACATTTTTTATATAGAGCAGCACCGTCAGCCGCCATCAGACTTATTGCTCCTGCAGCTATAAGTCCCAAAATCGCAATCTTTTTCATTTTATCCTCCTTGTTTATGATTGGTGTGGGAGTTAATCATCTTTTATTGATTAACTAATTTTTGTTCCTGTTTTTTAACAGCTCGGAACATTGCCGCTGTCACTTGCATATTCGTATACGAAATCATACAGATGCTGAATCCATTTCTCTTTTATGGATTCAGGTTTTACCTTTGGACAGATTTTATGAATCTCTTCTTTAAATTTGCCACTCTCTTTTATCTCTTCCCATTCATCCTGGGTGTGCATAGCGGCAAATTTTGCACCGGTCATACCGCACGGCTTTTTAAGTTTCTTTTGATAAAGCTTTTGACCTTTTGCGACGTCTGCAAAAGCTACAGTAGAAACAAAGCCGGTCATCAGTATCGCCGTCAGGATGATACCTGCTATCTTTCTCATTTCTCCCTCCTTTTTTGTATATGAAAATTGTAGGAGAAAATTGTGGAATGATTGTGTAGTAATTGAAAATGGAGAATTTTTTTCAAAGATTATTTGAGTTTGCCGAAAACTTTGTATTTTTCCCAGTATATGTCTATGGCTTTTTTGAGTTCTTTATCGGAAAGGTCCGACCTCTTTTTTGTACCGTAGACCGATATGTATCTTTTTGGCATAAGAGAAGCGTTTGCATCCGGATTTTTCAAGTACTCGTATATTTTTCTTTTTACACCTCTTTCGCTGCTGTATCTGAGAAGGTATTCGTAGAAAAGTTTTTTTAAAGAGACTCCGTTTTTCTGATGACATTTGACACAGTTTTTTTCATATACGTTTGCATTCAAAAGAATTGTAAGTAAAATCAAAACAGTTACTACTCTTGCCATTTTAGTATTACCTTTGTTCCCCTGTCTTTTTCTGATTTAATTTTTATATCTATATTATATTCATCGGCTATCATTTTGACTATATTGAGTCCGATACCAAATCCTCCTTCGCTTTTGTCAAATCTTATATATCTGTCATATATTTTATCCATTTTCTCTTTTTCTATGCCGATACCTGTATCTTCTATGCAAAGATATCCTTTTTTCAGCGTTATTTTGATTTTTCCGCCTATTTTGTTGTACTTTATTGCATTTGATAAGATGTTGTCAATAAGTCTGGCTATCTTTTTTCTATCGGCGAAGATGAAAGAATCATCCAGATAGAGTTCAAAATCTATTTTTTTGGAATCGGCTAAAATTTTAAAGAAATTTACACGCTCTTTTATCAGAGATTTCATATCTATTTTCTCTTTTAGAGATTCAAATGCTCTGTTCAGTGTTAAAAAAGTCAGGTCGTGATAGATATTTGAAATCGTCCTTGCCGCTATATCTATACGGTTTATTTTCTTTGCCGTTTTATTATCGAGTTTTGTTTTGTCTATTGTCTCGATATTTGCCAAAATTGCGCTTACCGGAGTATTGAGCTCATGGGTTGTGTCTTTGATAAAGTTATCAAGAAGCATAAGAGTATCTCTCATAGGTTTTAAGAAAAGTTTGGTTAAAAACAGACCCAGGCCTACCATGAAAAGAAGAAACAAAGAGCCGTAAAAAATGATATTTCTTTTTGTCTCTTTAAGCCACGACTCATCATCATCTACCTCTATGACGACATATTTTGTTCCCAAATAGTATGCGTCGGGCTGTTTTATGAGATGAATTTTATCTCCGATTTTATATATCGACTTGTCAAATCTGACATTTTCTTTTTCAAGTAATGAAAAAATTTTTACATAGTCTGCGTCATATATGGCGGATTTGAAACTGCTGTATCTGGGATAGTGATTGTCTTCGGGAAAGTTGTAATGCATCTCTTTGAGTCTATAGATAAGCTCTTTTGCATACTCCTGAAGTTTTGGGCGTGTTTTGCTAAGCATCAAATCCTTTTGAAAATTGTAATACATGACCGAAACGAGAATCAAAATTACCAGAGTCAAAAAAGTGTAAAGAGACAAAAACGCAAGAAGCGTTCGTCTTTCAATCGGCAGTAAATTTGTAGCCAAACTTTTTGATACTGACAATTCTGTCCTTCCCGAGTATTTTTCTGAGATTTTTTATATATGTTCTGAGTGAGCTATCACTTGGAGTTTCAGGGTATTCCCATAGATGGTCATATATAGTCTCGTGACTTAAAGGTTCATTTTTATGCTGTAAAAAAAGCTTCAGCAGTTTTTTTTCCTTGTTGTTTAGAGGTATCTCTTTGTCTTTGTTATATAGTTCTGAATTTTCTATATCAAAAGAGAAGTTTTCGTCGATTTTAACTCTCTTTCCTCTTGTTTTGAATCCTCTTTTCAAAAGAGTATCTATCCTGAGTTTAAGCTCTTTGAGTGCAAAAGGTTTTTTGATGTAATCGTCACATCCGCTCTCAAATCCTTTCGAAAGATCGTCAATAGAGTTTAGCGATGTTATGAAAATAGCCGGCGTATCATCCTCTTTACGCAGTTTTTTCAGAAGTTCAAATCCGTTTATCCCCGGGACCATGACGTCCAGCAGAAAAATGTCGTAATTCTTTTCGTATGCTTTCTCTTCGGCTTCGTCGGAGTTGTAGGCGGTATCTACTTCATATCCTTCATCTTCAAGGTATTCGGCTACCGTTTCACTGAGATTGATATCGTCTTCCAAAAGCAAAATTTTAGGTTTTGGCATTGCAACTCTTGTTTTTTTATTTATAGGGTTCTATAATAACAAAACTTTAATTAAAGAGGAATGCGATGAAGTGCAAAAAATGTCATAGAGGAGAGTTTGTCTATCTACTGGGTTTTGCTTTTATGGTGATAGCATTCAATCAGCTTCTTGTTGGATGTATAGAAGTGGAAAAAAGTGCGTCATATATGCTGTTTGCTGCAGGATTTGTTTTGATGATTTTCGGAGCATTTTTAAAGTCTTCAAAAGAGTAGGTTCAATTTTTTTATTCATAAATTCCTCTAAATTGTACAGAGACTCTCTTGATATAGTGTTTTGTTAAAAATCTGTCCAATTGGTTGGCAAAAGCATGTGCATCTTTTTGTGTAAACGGTGCAGGCCCTTTGGTGATCTCCTGGCAGTCGCGAATCTGTTCCATGAGATTTCGCATCGCAAGATAGTGTTTTATATTCTCCTCGCTGTAGAGCTCGCCGCGGTGGTCAATGGCGTGTGCTTTTTTTTCGACGACCCGATCAGCCAGCGGAATATCGGCTGTTATGACAAGATCGCCTTTTTTGACATTTTCGGCTATATAATGATCGGCTTCATCTATACCTTTACCAACGATAATGTAGGTGATATGTTTCGATTTGCCTATATTGATGCGTTTGTTGGATACAACGAAGGCGGTTATATTTAGACGCTTGATTGCACGATGAAGTATAGGTTTGAGAAGATTTGGGAATGCATCCCCGTCAACGTATATTTTCATATATCAATATCCGAATATGGCAGGATGTCTCATCCAGATTTCAAGTTCTCTGTCAGAATAACAATCATAATAGCCTTCATCCCATCCTTCTTTATACACAGAATCGTTATTGTATCTTTTTATATCGATTTTCTTTTGCGAGAAGCTGTTTGATGCTGCTTCTTCGCCGCTTTCACAACCATCTTTATAGCCTTCCTGAAAAGCTGGTAGTTTTGAATAGATATTCTCATATTTGACTGTGCAGCCGGAGAGTAGAAAAAAAGTTGCGATACCGAGAATCATATA contains:
- the pgaA gene encoding poly-beta-1,6 N-acetyl-D-glucosamine export porin PgaA; this translates as MRNLLFIFLLLCFTAVTERAKAEIALNYEYAIQMARSGKIAQAIKELEKLYKRNPDFKPILYDYITVLGWGGRDDEAIALSIGLDPLKMPFYTLDALAKSYRNKQEFKKAEFLYKLGTVRFPDNPKFHTGLVLTLTDEGKLREAIERVKNYRKKFSNYTDLIFALAYALEASKRYFEAFVLYQKVLEKNSNHAEGLKGYARMLDMVGLPYLAEKYMKKRPELFSKNDWYRVRKDKAAFKVRWGELLQADEEKRFIETDEAIRMLDAIIAESKARSLKEENPNILQARFDKVVALRDRFKMRDAIKEYEKLEKEDIKMPFYTLAAAADAYLYLKNPEKAQELYMKVLQSMPESPENFEIKIAVFYTYVEMFKLKEAMKWIDEVDKKEPAWRGDTPNFNKTISAITAALARYYSDYMDEAQKRLENLSKIAPANIDIKAELSNVYKDRGWPRKSYEEAEMALSYDINHKNANIIKGLSLLNLQRFKESEKVIYKLYRTYPEDIHVKRAKKFFDIYKNRYELTVDTAVGSSSGKEIGSDHFYIETKLYSKPINYNYRVYVLSYFSRADVYEGLEKYSRYGMAVEYRKNDIKSNIGFVRNENIDKSGWFVDADYCFNDKWKFYGSYEKYSKNTPLRALKNGVYADRADFVLTYRVNESRETNIEFERMDFNDTNRRESFGLRHYERIVTGPYYKLNSTFYYSISYNSENDVYYFSPIRDRYVGIDLENVWHLYRRYSKAFSHVVGITLGDYWVKGSGSETIWAVRYEHRWEADDRFDLIYGISRSRMFYGITETPFYDNGIEYDTSFYLALDWRF
- the pgaB gene encoding poly-beta-1,6-N-acetyl-D-glucosamine N-deacetylase PgaB encodes the protein MLKKMAVFLLLFATLCASDRFLVLCYHNIEDNPKDRDIMSISTDKFIQQLNWISNHGYHPVSIDDLIAAKNGVKPLPEKAILLTFDDAYKNFYTRVYPLLKAFNYPAVLAVVGKWMESDEEGTFMYGDKRKPRNMLLTWKEIKEMSDSGLVEIASHSYDMHKGVLGNPQGNVQPALTTRIYNPKSGTYEDDESYLKRVEADIKKSSELIFEKIGKKPKAIVWPFGEYNEAALKIAKKYGMDIAFTLDDGSNSLKNSDRLKRILIFSNDDLSDLVWRFYNPDKEKIQRVVHIDLDYIYDPDPKQQEKNLGILLDRIKNYQISTVYLQAFADPDGDGVADALYFPNRHLPLRADLFNRVAWQIRTRCNVESVYAWMPVLAFDIKGKKNLYVKTLQKKSEKVFIDPDRYKRLSIFNKEAREIIKEIYEDLAKYSHFNGILFHDDAFLSDFEDAGEEAIKVYERAGFPSAVKRIIEDKKLFAKWTAFKTDEIIKFTKELESIVKLYRPTLKSARNIYALPVLEPKSEEWFAQSFEKFLKAYDYTAIMAMPYMEKAKNPEIWLEKLIEKVKSYPNGLKKSVFELQSIDWNHKKPIDTEILVRQMKILQFNRAINFGYYPDDFIKNHPKSSEVHSILSLQTFPFNRR
- the pgaC gene encoding poly-beta-1,6-N-acetyl-D-glucosamine synthase translates to MSFETISSFFVNFTEGLINFSYYYPFFMAYVWMVGAIFYYYHWERKTRPDRPPQLSDYPMVSVIVPCYNEEEHIEETIEYLTKLNYPHYEIIAVNDGSSDKTGEILRKLEHEIPELRVLEFEENQGKAMGLNMAAMISKGEYLVCIDGDAILDPDAITWIMTHFLTGPRVGAVTGNPRIRTRSTILGKIQVGEFSAIVGMIKRAQRIYGRVFTISGVVAAFRKSALHSVGYWHTDMVTEDIDVSWRLQLSHWDIRFEPNALCWILMPETLKGLWKQRLRWAQGGAEVLLKYASKMKDIKSRRMWGIYMEYFLSLFWAYSAVLTISLWILGKFVELPEGVNVPTLIPSVHGTLLGITFMLQFAVSLGIDSRYEKGIAKYYYWMIWYPIAFWLINAFTTVVGFVKAVLKEPGKRAVWESPDRGLRSRND
- the pgaD gene encoding poly-beta-1,6-N-acetyl-D-glucosamine biosynthesis protein PgaD, with product MIDYKKIIIDTPDARDLKLKFRDRIITFLFWVFWLYLFRPLVAAFLWWIFGLHIFSKESFAPELYDEIKLVITNYSMVITVLGTAFVVWAVYNWITFGKLNRRRFIPHVTTAEIASFFKVDSKKLEKWIDAKHLIMKFGRKAEIKEVEILQD
- a CDS encoding c-type cytochrome yields the protein MKKIFISLLLGILGIVISGCNEKEKQIKTNVIENSVKIENKKIDKEKLKKELANIDTVEYLENYIIDVINNGSNRLDYKAGSMDAGFASKEDAPKIAAYVVTLSGKKPSVPEYIKEGNMLYNGNCGGCHGDDGKGLGGSFPDLTKKRFSGIEKRKKELMLLLSNR
- the trxC gene encoding thioredoxin TrxC, with amino-acid sequence MAEYIHIVCPNCNGVNRLPLKSRYSKAKCGKCGNDLLDTKPVDLNPESFHIHIAKNDIPVLVDFWAPWCGPCQMMAPAFEEAARAFALKVRFGKLNTEDYPEISAQFGIRGIPTMILFHKGREIDRVSGALNSQQIVHWVNSHLG
- a CDS encoding c-type cytochrome, with the translated sequence MKKIAILGLIAAGAISLMAADGAALYKKCAGCHGAKGEKKALGKSVAIGGWDKAKTVEALKGYKEGKRNIYGMGALMKGQVVSYSDEDIQAVAEYIEKLK
- a CDS encoding cytochrome C, encoding MRKIAGIILTAILMTGFVSTVAFADVAKGQKLYQKKLKKPCGMTGAKFAAMHTQDEWEEIKESGKFKEEIHKICPKVKPESIKEKWIQHLYDFVYEYASDSGNVPSC
- a CDS encoding sensor histidine kinase, which translates into the protein MSVSKSLATNLLPIERRTLLAFLSLYTFLTLVILILVSVMYYNFQKDLMLSKTRPKLQEYAKELIYRLKEMHYNFPEDNHYPRYSSFKSAIYDADYVKIFSLLEKENVRFDKSIYKIGDKIHLIKQPDAYYLGTKYVVIEVDDDESWLKETKRNIIFYGSLFLLFMVGLGLFLTKLFLKPMRDTLMLLDNFIKDTTHELNTPVSAILANIETIDKTKLDNKTAKKINRIDIAARTISNIYHDLTFLTLNRAFESLKEKIDMKSLIKERVNFFKILADSKKIDFELYLDDSFIFADRKKIARLIDNILSNAIKYNKIGGKIKITLKKGYLCIEDTGIGIEKEKMDKIYDRYIRFDKSEGGFGIGLNIVKMIADEYNIDIKIKSEKDRGTKVILKWQE
- a CDS encoding response regulator transcription factor — translated: MPKPKILLLEDDINLSETVAEYLEDEGYEVDTAYNSDEAEEKAYEKNYDIFLLDVMVPGINGFELLKKLRKEDDTPAIFITSLNSIDDLSKGFESGCDDYIKKPFALKELKLRIDTLLKRGFKTRGKRVKIDENFSFDIENSELYNKDKEIPLNNKEKKLLKLFLQHKNEPLSHETIYDHLWEYPETPSDSSLRTYIKNLRKILGKDRIVSIKKFGYKFTAD
- a CDS encoding YaiI/YqxD family protein, whose product is MKIYVDGDAFPNLLKPILHRAIKRLNITAFVVSNKRINIGKSKHITYIIVGKGIDEADHYIAENVKKGDLVITADIPLADRVVEKKAHAIDHRGELYSEENIKHYLAMRNLMEQIRDCQEITKGPAPFTQKDAHAFANQLDRFLTKHYIKRVSVQFRGIYE